From the Apium graveolens cultivar Ventura unplaced genomic scaffold, ASM990537v1 ctg487, whole genome shotgun sequence genome, one window contains:
- the LOC141702320 gene encoding glutamate receptor 2.7-like → MHAQDLGKSSRPSCLLCLLTIFFLSFMSYGSTTAAADNKSTTIIGVVIDEASRVGKEHKTAMKIAVQKFNNSSDHKLILHFRNIAAGDPFRAATAADQLIKVEKVQVLVVGGSQAWEEAALVADVGNRAQVAVTSLAASAISPKLTHVKWPFLIQMTSNSSKEMESVAAIVHSYNWRKVIVIYEDDTYGDPGTLAVLSQALIDKGSEIEYRLVLPPYSSLSDPQGFIGDEVVELLSKKSRVYILLKSSVTMAKHLFREAKRIGLMGTDSVWIITDSITSVLDSSEPSFVMSMGGAIGTRSYYSEETSSFKELKTQFREIMKSDSPEEDNLVPGVHALRAYDSIMAISQAVTRLGSHENTTSEKLVKGILSSDFRGLSGNIRFRDGSLLDSSNIGIINVVGKSYKELGFWSPEFGFLEDVDQVHGGSSSMKTLRSVVNWPGHLTRDPKGWIMPSNAKPMRIGVPGKTSFHQIVSVDNLDHVNRYSGFSIDVFYKVVDYLEKNYYAFPYEFIPFNGTYDELVFNVTDQSYENFDAAVGDITIMANRSKYVEFTQPYADSGLSMMVQYKHEPTKAWLFLKPFSGSMWLGTVSILLYTMFIVWFFEHKSNPDFKGTFEDQLGTAFWFTFSTLFFSHREKVYSNFTKVVVAVWLFVVLILTSSYTASLSSMLTIQRLEPKVKDIEWLRKTNASVGVDGDSFVKDYLTNVLGLQNIKGIDSQFEYHSDFDRGDISALFLELPYQKVFMQEYCNQYTLVGPTYRFGGLGFVFQKGSPIARDVSEAILIISENGVLEGLEKKWFPSSTNCSAITNTDNLTIESFWGIYLISGVTSTACLLIFIAKLLVFRKKKVLSEITRETGGILAEEGYWRKAIALVRYLKYVQNNKISPVTVSPTMSMLAITVA, encoded by the exons ATGCATGCTCAAGACCTTGGGAAATCTTCAAGACCCTCGTGTTTATTGTGTCTACTGACAATATTCTTCCTCTCATTTATGTCTTATGGTTCAACTACAGCTGCTGCAGACAACAAGAGTACTACGATTATCGGTGTAGTCATTGATGAGGCCTCTCGAGTTGGTAAAGAACACAAAACAGCCATGAAAATTGCAGTTCAGAAGTTTAACAACTCTTCAGATCACAAACTAATACTTCATTTCCGGAATATAGCTGCTGGTGATCCCTTTAGAGCAGCTACTGCAG CTGACCAGTTGATTAAAGTTGAGAAAGTCCAAGTACTTGTCGTTGGCGGATCACAGGCATGGGAAGAAGCTGCTCTAGTTGCTGATGTTGGAAACCGGGCTCAAGTGGCAGTTACTTCACTTGCAGCTTCGGCTATTTCACCAAAACTAACACATGTAAAGTGGCCTTTTCTAATACAAATGACTAGCAACAGCTCCAAAGAGATGGAAAGTGTTGCAGCCATTGTTCATTCCTACAACTGGAGAAAAGTCATAGTTATTTATGAAGATGACACCTACGGTGATCCTGGAACACTAGCTGTCCTATCACAGGCGCTTATTGACAAGGGTTCGGAAATTGAATATCGTTTAGTCCTTCCACCATATTCTTCGTTATCTGACCCCCAAGGATTTATTGGTGACGAGGTAGTGGAGTTGCTGAGTAAAAAATCTCGAGTTTATATATTACTGAAATCCTCTGTAACAATGGCCAAACATCTGTTTAGAGAAGCTAAGAGGATTGGATTAATGGGGACTGATTCTGTCTGGATTATTACAGATTCAATTACGAGTGTTTTGGATTCTAGTGAACCTTCTTTTGTCATGTCAATGGGAGGTGCTATAGGAACCAGGTCATATTACTCTGAAGAAACTAGTAGTTTTAAGGAGTTGAAAACTCAATTTCGTGAAATTATGAAATCAGATTCTCCCGAGGAGGATAATTTGGTGCCTGGAGTTCATGCCTTGCGTGCGTATGATAGTATTATGGCCATTTCTCAGGCTGTGACAAGACTAGGGAGTCATGAAAATACTACTTCAGAAAAATTGGTAAAAGGAATTCTGTCAAGTGACTTTCGAGGTCTGAGTGGGAATATAAGATTTCGTGATGGAAGTTTATTGGATTCTTCCAATATAGGAATTATAAATGTTGTAGGAAAGAGTTATAAAGAGCTTGGCTTCTGGTCACCAGAATTCGGTTTCTTAGAAGATGTTGATCAAGTTCATGGGGGTTCTAGTAGCATGAAAACATTAAGAAGTGTGGTGAATTGGCCTGGTCATTTGACCCGAGATCCAAAAGGATGGATAATGCCTAGTAATGCAAAGCCAATGAGGATTGGAGTTCCTGGAAAGACAAGTTTTCATCAGATTGTAAGTGTTGATAATTTAGATCACGTGAATCGTTATTCTGGATTCAGCATTGATGTCTTTTATAAGGTTGTCGATTATTTGGAGAAGAACTACTATGCTTTTCCTTATGAGTTTATCCCCTTCAATGGAACCTATGATGAGCTAGTCTTCAATGTTACAGATCAGAGCTATGAG AATTTCGATGCTGCTGTGGGGGATATAACTATAATGGCAAATCGATCAAAATACGTGGAGTTCACTCAACCGTATGCTGATTCTGGCTTGTCAATGATGGTTCAGTACAAACATGAACCTACCAAAGCTTGGTTGTTTCTAAAACCTTTCAGTGGCAGCATGTGGCTAGGGACAGTTAGCATTTTGCTCTACACCATGTTCATCGTTTGGTTCTTCGAACATAAATCAAATCCAGATTTCAAAGGAACTTTTGAAGATCAGCTCGGAACTGCATTTTGGTTCACTTTTTCAACTTTGTTCTTTTCACACA GGGAGAAGGTTTACAGCAACTTTACAAAAGTGGTGGTTGCGGTGTGGTTGTTTGTTGTATTAATTCTCACCTCCAGTTACACAGCTAGTCTGAGCTCGATGCTGACAATTCAAAGACTTGAGCCAAAGGTAAAAGATATAGAGTGGTTGAGGAAAACAAATGCATCAGTTGGTGTTGATGGTGATTCATTTGTTAAAGATTACTTGACAAATGTATTGGGACTTCAAAACATAAAAGGCATCGATAGCCAATTTGAGTATCATTCTGATTTCGACAGAGGAGATATCTCAGCATTGTTTCTTGAGCTCCCGTATCAAAAAGTTTTCATGCAAGAGTACTGTAATCAATATACGCTTGTTGGACCTACCTACAGATTCGGAGGACTGGGATTT GTTTTTCAGAAAGGATCTCCCATAGCTAGAGATGTATCCGAGGCCATTTTGATTATCTCCGAAAACGGTGTTCTTGAAGGCTTGGAAAAAAAATGGTTCCCATCATCAACAAACTGTTCTGCTATAACGAACACCGATAACCTCACCATCGAGAGCTTCTGGGGAATATATCTGATCTCTGGTGTCACCTCTACGGCATGCCTTCTCATTTTCATCGCAAAGCTACTAGTCTTTCGAAAGAAAAAAGTTCTAAGTGAGATTACTCGAGAAACTGGTGGCATTTTAGCTGAAGAGGGATATTGGAGAAAGGCTATTGCACTTGTAAGGTATCTAAAATATGTCCAGAACAACAAAATTTCTCCCGTAACAGTGTCTCCAACAATGTCGATGTTAGCTATAACGGTCGCCTAG